From Xenopus tropicalis strain Nigerian chromosome 3, UCB_Xtro_10.0, whole genome shotgun sequence, the proteins below share one genomic window:
- the rep15 gene encoding rab15 effector protein, whose amino-acid sequence MGQNQSVPETNPQSDIVCEIFSQAVVHASQKLKDYLGFEDPFGSFRPGTDTLNELFLVNFINFCLEKGVEERIATNKMTQQQSALFGVDWIWTLSGSDKAVKLQIAVQAFQIAELDPKESGTQGKAPKEVQSPVGASKDKNRLEKLEEFCRLVGSDCLGLFMVYGLPGKPKDIRGVLLDCVKRDMRKNAALGEQVLYRYLQNTDTFLPTRDLLDTCMGRKNGQLGIGKVYINFL is encoded by the coding sequence ATGGGTCAGAACCAGTCGGTACCGGAGACGAACCCCCAGTCGGACATTGTCTGTGAGATATTCAGCCAGGCGGTGGTTCACGCCTCCCAAAAGCTCAAAGATTACCTCGGTTTCGAAGACCCATTTGGGTCGTTCCGTCCCGGTACCGACACCTTGAACGAACTCTTCCTGGTCAACTTCATCAACTTCTGCCTGGAGAAGGGAGTGGAGGAGCGAATCGCCACCAACAAGATGACCCAGCAGCAGTCCGCCTTGTTCGGGGTCGACTGGATCTGGACCCTGTCCGGTTCCGATAAGGCGGTGAAGCTTCAGATCGCGGTGCAAGCCTTCCAGATAGCGGAGTTGGACCCCAAGGAGTCCGGTACCCAAGGCAAAGCCCCCAAGGAGGTCCAATCGCCCGTCGGGGCTTCCAAGGACAAGAACCGGTTGGAGAAGCTGGAAGAGTTCTGCCGCCTGGTGGGTTCCGACTGTTTGGGTTTATTCATGGTGTATGGACTCCCGGGGAAGCCCAAGGATATCAGGGGGGTTCTGTTGGACTGTGTGAAAAGGGACATGAGGAAAAACGCTGCTTTGGGGGAGCAGGTTCTGTACCGGTACCTCCAGAACACCGACACCTTCCTGCCGACCCGGGACCTGCTGGACACCTGTATGGGAAGGAAGAACGGGCAGCTCGGTATCGGGAAGGTCTACATCAACTTCCTATAG